Proteins from one Mycobacterium adipatum genomic window:
- a CDS encoding LysR family transcriptional regulator has product MASDMLLQHLDYLLALAAERHFGRAAARCHVSQPTLSVAIRRLEKDLGIVIVQRGHRFEGFTEEGRRVVTWAQRIIAERDDMLADLERMRGRLTVTARLGAIPTAVPASPFISGEFLRRNPAASVRIEALSSREIARQLADFEIDAGLTYLDDEAPPGTRSVVLYREQYVLVAPAANHLMNAPEVAWSDAAGLELCVLMTTMRNRRILDANMAAEGVQYRPVVEAASVDALYAHLSHSGRATIASTAWLPQLGVPAGFAARPMVQHGPRPVIGLVVPDRAPASIVAAALAEVADDVDLEAHIAAAWDAAGDRRG; this is encoded by the coding sequence ATGGCAAGTGACATGCTTCTGCAACACCTTGACTACCTCCTGGCGCTGGCCGCCGAACGGCATTTCGGGCGGGCCGCCGCGCGCTGCCATGTCAGCCAGCCGACACTGTCCGTCGCGATCCGGCGTCTGGAGAAGGATCTGGGCATCGTCATCGTGCAGCGCGGTCACCGCTTCGAGGGCTTCACCGAGGAGGGCCGGCGCGTCGTGACATGGGCCCAGCGGATCATTGCCGAACGCGACGACATGCTGGCCGACCTGGAACGCATGCGCGGCCGGTTGACCGTGACCGCCCGCCTGGGCGCCATTCCCACCGCGGTGCCCGCGAGCCCGTTCATCAGCGGCGAGTTCCTGCGCCGCAACCCCGCGGCATCGGTGCGCATCGAGGCCCTGTCGTCCCGCGAGATCGCGCGACAGCTGGCCGACTTCGAGATCGACGCCGGACTGACCTACCTCGACGACGAGGCCCCGCCCGGGACCAGGTCCGTGGTGCTGTACCGGGAGCAATACGTCCTGGTGGCTCCGGCGGCGAACCACTTGATGAACGCGCCCGAGGTCGCCTGGTCCGACGCGGCGGGCCTGGAGCTGTGCGTGCTGATGACCACGATGCGCAACCGGCGCATCCTGGACGCCAACATGGCCGCCGAAGGGGTGCAGTACCGACCTGTCGTGGAGGCGGCGTCGGTCGACGCGCTCTACGCCCATCTGTCGCACTCGGGGCGGGCGACGATCGCGTCCACGGCCTGGTTGCCGCAGCTCGGGGTGCCGGCGGGCTTCGCCGCACGACCGATGGTGCAGCACGGGCCGCGGCCGGTGATCGGACTCGTCGTGCCGGACCGGGCACCGGCCTCGATCGTCGCGGCCGCCCTCGCCGAGGTGGCCGACGACGTGGACCTCGAAGCGCATATCGCGGCCGCCTGGGATGCCGCAGGCGACCGGCGCGGGTAG
- a CDS encoding glutamine synthetase III: MSANAVRLQAITNVEGYVPPAFSFDPTEAPGEIFGSNVFTKAEMQLRLPKSVYKSVVATIEKGAALDPAVADSVASVMKDWALSKGATHYAHVFYPMTGLTAEKHDSFLEPVSDGQTLAEFAGKTLIQGEPDASSFPSGGLRSTFEARGYTGWDVTSPAYILENPNGNTLCIPTVFVSMTGEALDYKTPLLRSQQAMGAQAERILKLFGHKDFDNIVSFCGPEQEYFLVDRHFFLSRPDLINAGRTLFGAKPPKGQEFDDHYFGAIPDRVLGFMMDTERELFKLGIPAKTRHNEVAPGQFEIAPMFERANIAADHQQLLMTTFKTIAKKHGMECLFHEKPFAGVNGSGKHVNFSLGNSQFGSLLVPGDTPHENAQFLVFCAAVIRAVHKFAGLLRVSVASATNDHRLGANEAPPAIISIFLGDQLADVFEQIAKGAATSSKGKGTMMIGVDTLPHLPTDPGDRNRTSPFAFTGNRFEFRAPGSGQTINVPMIILNTIMADSLDYMATVLEKAVADGTEFDAAVQTLLTDIITEHGAVVFNGDGYSENWQIEAAERGLPNLKTTLDAIPELIKPEAIEVFEKYGVFSERELESRVEVRYEMYALTVAVEAKLALEIGSTVILPAAVRYQTELAQNVASLKAAGVEPDLTLLQTVSEPIGALTAALATLKEGLSHHADSAAEEAKHAQSVLLPAMDAVRAAADTLESLVADDLWPLPTYQEMLYIL; the protein is encoded by the coding sequence TTGAGCGCAAATGCTGTCCGCCTGCAGGCGATCACCAATGTCGAAGGCTACGTGCCGCCGGCCTTCAGCTTCGACCCCACCGAGGCGCCCGGCGAGATCTTCGGGTCGAACGTGTTCACCAAAGCCGAGATGCAGCTGCGGTTGCCGAAGTCGGTGTACAAGTCCGTGGTCGCGACCATCGAGAAGGGCGCCGCGCTCGACCCGGCCGTCGCGGATTCGGTGGCCTCGGTCATGAAGGACTGGGCGCTGTCCAAGGGTGCCACCCACTACGCGCACGTCTTCTACCCGATGACCGGGCTGACCGCCGAGAAGCACGACAGCTTCCTGGAACCGGTCTCCGACGGCCAGACGCTGGCCGAGTTCGCCGGCAAGACCCTCATCCAGGGTGAGCCCGACGCGTCCAGTTTCCCGTCGGGCGGGCTGCGCAGCACCTTCGAGGCGCGCGGATACACCGGCTGGGATGTCACCAGCCCGGCCTACATCCTGGAGAACCCGAACGGCAACACGCTGTGTATCCCCACCGTCTTCGTGTCGATGACCGGTGAGGCGCTGGACTACAAGACGCCGTTGCTGCGCAGCCAGCAGGCCATGGGCGCTCAGGCTGAGCGCATCCTGAAATTGTTCGGGCACAAGGATTTCGACAACATCGTCTCGTTCTGCGGGCCGGAGCAGGAGTACTTCCTGGTCGACCGGCACTTCTTCCTGTCGCGGCCGGACCTCATCAACGCGGGCCGCACGCTGTTCGGTGCGAAGCCGCCCAAGGGCCAGGAGTTCGACGACCATTACTTCGGCGCCATTCCCGACCGGGTGCTGGGCTTCATGATGGATACCGAGCGGGAGCTGTTCAAGCTGGGCATCCCGGCCAAGACGCGGCACAACGAGGTCGCACCCGGGCAGTTCGAGATCGCGCCGATGTTCGAGCGGGCGAATATCGCCGCCGACCATCAGCAGCTGCTGATGACCACGTTCAAGACGATCGCCAAGAAGCACGGCATGGAGTGCCTGTTCCACGAGAAGCCGTTCGCCGGCGTCAACGGCTCCGGCAAGCACGTCAACTTCTCGCTGGGCAACTCGCAGTTCGGCAGCTTGCTGGTGCCCGGTGACACCCCGCACGAGAATGCACAGTTCCTGGTCTTCTGCGCCGCCGTGATCCGTGCGGTGCACAAGTTCGCCGGCCTGCTGCGGGTCTCGGTGGCATCGGCGACCAACGATCACCGCCTCGGCGCCAATGAGGCGCCGCCGGCCATCATCTCGATCTTCCTCGGCGATCAGCTTGCCGACGTGTTCGAGCAGATCGCCAAGGGCGCGGCGACATCGTCGAAGGGCAAGGGCACCATGATGATCGGTGTCGACACACTGCCGCATCTGCCCACCGACCCGGGTGACCGCAACCGCACCAGCCCGTTCGCGTTCACCGGTAACCGATTCGAGTTCCGGGCGCCGGGTTCGGGCCAGACCATCAACGTTCCGATGATCATCCTCAACACGATCATGGCCGACTCGCTGGACTACATGGCCACCGTGCTGGAGAAGGCCGTCGCCGATGGCACGGAGTTCGACGCCGCGGTGCAGACGCTGCTGACCGACATCATCACCGAACACGGTGCGGTGGTGTTCAACGGCGACGGCTACTCGGAGAACTGGCAGATCGAAGCCGCCGAGCGTGGGCTGCCGAACCTCAAGACCACCCTGGACGCCATCCCGGAGCTGATCAAGCCCGAGGCCATCGAGGTGTTCGAGAAGTACGGTGTGTTCAGCGAGCGGGAGCTGGAGAGCCGTGTCGAGGTCCGCTACGAGATGTACGCACTGACCGTCGCGGTCGAGGCCAAGCTGGCACTGGAGATCGGGTCCACGGTGATCCTGCCCGCCGCGGTCCGGTATCAGACCGAACTGGCGCAGAATGTCGCCTCGCTCAAGGCAGCCGGAGTGGAACCGGATCTCACACTGCTGCAGACGGTTTCCGAACCCATCGGTGCCCTCACCGCCGCCTTGGCCACCCTCAAGGAGGGGCTGTCGCACCACGCTGACAGTGCCGCCGAGGAGGCCAAGCACGCCCAGTCGGTGCTGCTGCCCGCGATGGATGCCGTGCGCGCTGCGGCGGACACGCTGGAGAGCCTTGTGGCAGACGATCTCTGGCCGCTGCCCACCTATCAGGAGATGCTCTACATCCTGTAG
- a CDS encoding carboxymuconolactone decarboxylase family protein, whose translation MGDHDHHTAVLAELKPQHRALRQMIPEVYDGFGALSRAALGTGAVDAKFKELIAMVIGVVQGCDGCIASHAHGAARAGATKQEAAEVIGVGIMMHGGPATIYGARAYAAFCEFADAGTGQPA comes from the coding sequence ATGGGAGATCACGATCATCACACCGCTGTACTCGCCGAACTGAAGCCGCAGCATCGTGCGTTGCGTCAGATGATTCCCGAGGTTTACGACGGGTTCGGGGCGCTGAGTCGGGCGGCACTGGGCACCGGAGCGGTCGATGCCAAGTTCAAGGAACTGATCGCGATGGTCATCGGAGTCGTGCAGGGCTGCGACGGGTGCATTGCCTCGCACGCCCATGGAGCAGCCCGAGCGGGTGCCACCAAACAGGAGGCGGCCGAGGTCATCGGCGTCGGCATCATGATGCATGGCGGGCCGGCCACCATCTATGGTGCGCGCGCCTACGCCGCCTTCTGCGAGTTCGCCGATGCGGGCACCGGACAGCCGGCGTGA
- a CDS encoding DsbA family oxidoreductase — protein sequence MTVSDLRTIEVFADVLCPFTHVGLRTLVDRRGRYGLTEPRLRIRAWPLELINDGPLDPHHIAAEIAALRGSVRPDLFAGFSVDAFPGTSMAAFALTAAADRTGDPALVEDVGMALRNAVFEEGLDIGRPEIVEPIAVRFGLEPLDVEATSAAVRADWEEGRTRGVIGSPHFFAEDGSGWFCPSLAISRDDVGNFVVAWKHGTEAFIDRVFG from the coding sequence GTGACGGTGAGCGACCTGCGCACCATCGAGGTGTTCGCCGACGTCCTGTGTCCGTTCACCCACGTCGGGCTGCGCACACTGGTCGATCGCCGCGGCCGGTACGGCCTGACCGAACCGCGACTGCGAATCCGGGCCTGGCCGCTGGAGCTGATCAACGACGGGCCGCTCGACCCGCACCACATCGCCGCGGAGATCGCCGCGCTGCGCGGGTCTGTGCGCCCCGACCTGTTCGCGGGCTTTTCGGTCGATGCCTTCCCCGGCACGTCGATGGCCGCGTTCGCACTGACGGCCGCGGCGGACCGCACCGGCGATCCCGCGCTGGTCGAGGATGTCGGGATGGCACTGCGTAACGCGGTGTTCGAGGAGGGGCTCGATATCGGGCGACCCGAGATCGTCGAGCCGATCGCCGTCCGCTTCGGTCTCGAACCCCTCGACGTCGAGGCCACGTCCGCCGCGGTCCGCGCCGATTGGGAGGAGGGCCGCACCCGCGGGGTGATCGGATCGCCGCATTTCTTCGCCGAGGACGGCAGCGGCTGGTTCTGCCCCAGCCTGGCGATCAGCCGCGATGACGTCGGCAACTTCGTCGTCGCCTGGAAGCACGGCACCGAGGCGTTCATCGACCGCGTCTTCGGCTGA
- a CDS encoding rhodanese-like domain-containing protein, with translation MDVPEVDPIAAMRLVDESGAILLDVREDDEWAAGHAPGAVHLRLGRLDPRTFGASAPVVAVCRSGNRSGSAARKLAAAGVTVYNLVGGMKAWREAGRPVIRDDGTPGTVL, from the coding sequence ATGGACGTACCAGAGGTCGATCCGATCGCAGCGATGCGGCTCGTCGACGAGTCCGGCGCCATCCTGCTCGACGTCCGCGAAGACGACGAGTGGGCAGCAGGCCATGCCCCCGGCGCAGTCCATCTGCGACTTGGTCGACTCGATCCACGCACGTTCGGTGCGAGTGCGCCGGTTGTCGCGGTATGCAGGTCGGGCAACAGATCCGGTTCCGCGGCGAGAAAACTCGCGGCCGCAGGGGTCACCGTCTACAACCTGGTCGGCGGCATGAAGGCGTGGCGGGAGGCCGGTCGGCCGGTGATTCGGGACGACGGTACCCCCGGCACTGTTCTCTGA
- a CDS encoding peroxiredoxin: MTNTEIPSPTTPAVTGMPRIGDPAPAFTAVTTQGDITFPADYAGKWVIFFSHPADFTPVCTSEFMTFASMQQEFAAYNTELVGLSVDGLYSHIAWLRTIKEKIAFRGMKDVEVTFPLIEDVSMRIAEMYGMIMPGEDSTKAVRAVFVIDPEGRIRTVIYYPLSLGRNFDELLRVIKALQTADHFSVATPADWRPGEPVIVPPAGSCGTAKERMDGHDDGVTCADWFFCTKEIPADAVEAAIRAKGTA; the protein is encoded by the coding sequence ATGACAAACACCGAGATTCCCTCTCCCACCACACCGGCCGTGACGGGCATGCCGCGCATCGGCGACCCGGCGCCGGCCTTCACCGCCGTGACGACCCAGGGTGACATCACCTTCCCCGCCGACTACGCGGGCAAATGGGTGATCTTCTTCTCCCACCCCGCCGACTTCACCCCGGTCTGCACCAGCGAGTTCATGACGTTCGCATCGATGCAGCAGGAGTTCGCCGCCTACAACACCGAGCTGGTCGGGCTGTCGGTGGACGGGCTGTACAGCCACATCGCCTGGCTGCGAACGATCAAGGAGAAGATCGCCTTTCGCGGCATGAAGGACGTCGAAGTCACGTTCCCGCTCATCGAAGACGTATCGATGAGGATCGCCGAAATGTACGGAATGATCATGCCCGGCGAGGACTCGACCAAGGCGGTACGGGCCGTCTTCGTCATCGACCCCGAGGGCAGAATTCGCACCGTCATCTACTACCCGCTGAGCCTGGGCCGCAACTTCGACGAATTGCTCCGCGTCATCAAGGCCCTGCAGACCGCCGACCACTTCTCGGTGGCCACACCCGCCGACTGGCGCCCAGGCGAGCCCGTCATCGTTCCGCCCGCCGGCTCCTGCGGCACCGCCAAGGAACGCATGGACGGCCACGACGACGGCGTCACGTGCGCGGACTGGTTCTTCTGCACCAAAGAGATCCCGGCCGACGCAGTCGAGGCCGCCATTCGGGCGAAAGGCACGGCGTGA
- a CDS encoding class I SAM-dependent methyltransferase, whose amino-acid sequence MDSTAWDERYAGAEHPWGSAPPGALIARYATLRPGRAIDLACGDGRNARHLAESGWDVEAVDFSPVAIEVATAAHDNQHISYVVDDVRTWQPAGSADLVVISFLHLPIDELVQVITVAGTWLRPGGHLLYLGHALENFVHGVGGPPDPAILPGVADLARASQGMQVVELAHLSRPHGDDQAIDILLHTQPWDRPAESAPAPPAAMPDENHQQKTE is encoded by the coding sequence ATGGACTCCACCGCCTGGGATGAGCGCTACGCCGGCGCCGAACACCCGTGGGGCTCAGCGCCTCCGGGTGCGCTCATAGCCCGCTACGCGACGCTGCGCCCGGGGCGGGCCATCGATCTCGCCTGCGGAGACGGTCGCAACGCCCGGCACCTGGCGGAGTCGGGTTGGGACGTCGAGGCTGTGGACTTCTCGCCGGTGGCGATCGAAGTGGCGACCGCAGCCCACGACAACCAGCACATCTCCTATGTGGTCGACGATGTCAGGACGTGGCAGCCCGCCGGGTCCGCAGATCTGGTGGTGATCAGCTTCCTGCACCTACCGATCGACGAGCTGGTCCAGGTCATCACCGTTGCAGGGACCTGGCTGCGCCCCGGCGGTCATCTGCTCTATCTCGGCCACGCGCTGGAGAACTTCGTCCACGGGGTCGGCGGGCCTCCCGATCCCGCCATTCTGCCCGGTGTCGCGGATCTTGCGCGGGCAAGCCAGGGCATGCAGGTTGTCGAACTCGCCCACCTCAGCAGACCGCACGGGGATGACCAGGCGATCGACATCCTCCTGCACACCCAACCGTGGGACCGGCCAGCCGAGTCTGCACCGGCGCCCCCGGCAGCGATGCCCGACGAGAACCATCAACAGAAGACGGAGTGA
- a CDS encoding metal-sensitive transcriptional regulator encodes MAADQNTENEVLNRLRRAQGQLTGVIAMIEQGRDCKDVVTQLAAVSKALDRAGFKIVATGMRACATGAAANGDHPPLTEAELEKLFLTLS; translated from the coding sequence ATGGCCGCTGACCAGAACACCGAAAACGAGGTGCTGAACCGCCTACGACGCGCCCAAGGGCAACTCACCGGAGTGATCGCGATGATCGAACAGGGCCGCGACTGCAAGGACGTGGTCACACAGCTCGCCGCGGTGTCGAAGGCGTTGGACCGCGCCGGATTCAAGATTGTCGCCACCGGAATGCGGGCATGCGCCACCGGCGCCGCCGCCAACGGCGACCATCCCCCGCTGACCGAGGCCGAGCTCGAAAAGCTCTTCCTCACACTGTCGTAG
- a CDS encoding sulfite exporter TauE/SafE family protein translates to MIALTIGLAVFVGIALGLLGGGGSILTVPLLAYVAGMDAKQAIATSLLVVGVTSAIGAISHARAGRVQWRTGLIFGAAGMAGAYAGGLLAQFIPGTVLLIGFAIMMIATAIAMLRGRKTVEATDSNHRLPVPKILAEGLVVGLVTGLVGAGGGFLVVPALALLGGLPMPIAVGTSLVVIAMKSFAGLAGYLSSVQINWTVALGVTAAAVVGALIGARLTAIINPDALRKTFGWFVLAMSSVILAQEIHLAVGLAAAALTIIAGGLYLACTRKDLCPLRMLIPGRREPVAIGQPAPQTSS, encoded by the coding sequence ATGATTGCCCTCACCATCGGCCTGGCCGTGTTCGTCGGTATCGCATTGGGGCTACTGGGCGGCGGCGGGTCCATCCTCACCGTCCCGCTGCTGGCCTACGTGGCCGGCATGGACGCCAAACAAGCCATCGCCACCTCACTTCTCGTGGTCGGCGTCACCAGCGCCATCGGCGCGATCTCCCACGCCCGCGCCGGCCGGGTCCAGTGGCGCACCGGCCTGATCTTCGGCGCCGCCGGCATGGCCGGCGCCTACGCCGGGGGCCTGCTGGCCCAATTCATCCCCGGCACGGTCCTGCTCATCGGATTCGCCATCATGATGATCGCCACCGCCATCGCCATGCTGCGCGGCCGCAAAACCGTCGAGGCCACCGACAGCAACCACCGGCTCCCGGTACCCAAAATCCTCGCCGAAGGCCTGGTCGTCGGCCTGGTCACCGGCCTCGTCGGCGCCGGCGGCGGATTCCTCGTCGTGCCCGCCCTCGCCCTGCTCGGCGGACTCCCCATGCCCATCGCCGTCGGCACCTCACTGGTCGTGATCGCCATGAAGTCGTTCGCCGGCTTAGCCGGGTACCTGTCCAGCGTCCAGATCAACTGGACGGTGGCACTGGGGGTGACCGCCGCGGCCGTCGTGGGTGCGCTCATCGGCGCCCGACTCACCGCCATCATCAACCCCGACGCCCTCCGCAAAACCTTCGGCTGGTTCGTACTCGCGATGTCCTCGGTCATTTTGGCCCAGGAAATCCACCTGGCCGTGGGCTTGGCCGCGGCAGCGCTGACCATCATCGCGGGCGGGCTGTACCTCGCGTGCACCAGGAAAGATCTCTGTCCACTGCGCATGCTCATTCCCGGCCGGCGGGAGCCCGTGGCCATTGGTCAACCCGCCCCACAGACCAGCTCATGA
- a CDS encoding rhodanese-like domain-containing protein, whose protein sequence is MTAPTIDSHDLHQMLDSATPPRVLDVRTPGEFETAHIAGAYNVPLDLLQEHRDEIIKHLDEDVVLVCRSGQRAAQAEETLRTAGLTNVHILDGGINAWETNGFAVNRGATRWDLERQVRLVAGSLVLTAVLGSIAAPKLKWLAAGIGGGLTFAAVSNTCAMGMALSKLPYNRGASCDAQTIVSQLVGPGPTDQKAK, encoded by the coding sequence ATGACCGCACCCACCATCGATTCCCACGACCTGCACCAGATGCTGGATTCGGCCACCCCGCCACGGGTGCTCGACGTCCGAACCCCCGGCGAGTTCGAGACCGCCCACATCGCCGGCGCCTACAACGTCCCGCTGGACCTGCTCCAAGAGCATCGCGACGAGATCATCAAGCATCTCGACGAGGACGTCGTCCTGGTCTGCCGCTCCGGCCAACGCGCCGCCCAGGCTGAAGAAACCCTGCGCACCGCCGGACTGACCAACGTGCACATCCTCGACGGCGGCATCAACGCCTGGGAAACCAACGGCTTCGCCGTCAACCGCGGCGCCACCCGCTGGGACCTCGAACGCCAAGTCCGTCTCGTCGCCGGCTCCCTCGTGCTCACCGCCGTCCTGGGCAGCATCGCCGCCCCCAAACTCAAATGGCTGGCCGCCGGCATCGGCGGCGGACTCACCTTCGCCGCGGTCTCCAACACCTGCGCAATGGGCATGGCGCTGTCCAAGCTGCCCTACAACCGCGGCGCCAGCTGCGACGCCCAGACCATCGTCTCCCAGCTCGTCGGCCCCGGCCCCACAGACCAGAAAGCGAAGTAG